From a region of the Vagococcus coleopterorum genome:
- the plsX gene encoding phosphate acyltransferase PlsX, with protein sequence MKIAVDAMGGDFAPKAIVEGVMSAITEFPDTEFQLYGKESEIKKYLTTEKNIKIIHTDEKIESDDEPVRAIRRKKEASMVLAAKAVKEGEADAVFSAGNTGALLAAGLFIVGRIKNVERPGLMTTMPVMGDPEGGFDFIDMGANADNKPEHIAQYAVLASYYAENVRGIKKPRVALLNNGAEATKGSELTKATYELLSQTADINFVGNIEARDLLTGQADVVVTDGFTGNAVLKATEGTAMSLMSVLKKSILGSGLKGKIGALLLKDALRQVKKELDYSSHGGAVLFGLKAPVVKTHGSTGPEAVHHTIRQIHTMHESHVIPDLVAYFEEEKVADNAE encoded by the coding sequence ATGAAAATTGCAGTCGATGCGATGGGTGGCGATTTCGCCCCAAAAGCAATTGTTGAAGGTGTGATGTCAGCGATTACTGAGTTTCCAGATACAGAGTTCCAACTATACGGAAAAGAATCGGAAATCAAAAAATATTTAACAACTGAAAAAAACATAAAAATTATTCATACTGATGAAAAAATTGAAAGTGACGACGAGCCAGTTCGTGCGATTCGCCGGAAGAAAGAAGCCTCTATGGTCTTGGCAGCTAAAGCTGTTAAAGAAGGAGAAGCTGATGCAGTCTTTTCTGCCGGGAACACAGGTGCGTTATTGGCTGCGGGATTATTTATTGTCGGTCGTATCAAAAATGTGGAACGCCCAGGGCTTATGACAACAATGCCAGTGATGGGTGATCCAGAAGGTGGCTTTGATTTTATTGATATGGGAGCTAACGCTGATAATAAACCAGAACACATTGCTCAATATGCGGTACTAGCAAGCTATTATGCTGAAAATGTACGTGGCATTAAAAAGCCGCGCGTAGCATTGTTAAATAATGGAGCTGAAGCGACTAAAGGTAGCGAGTTAACAAAAGCAACCTATGAATTGTTAAGTCAAACAGCTGATATTAACTTCGTTGGTAATATTGAGGCTCGTGATTTATTAACAGGACAAGCAGATGTTGTTGTAACAGATGGTTTTACAGGGAATGCGGTCTTGAAAGCGACAGAAGGAACAGCGATGTCACTGATGTCAGTCTTGAAAAAATCAATTTTAGGTTCAGGGCTAAAAGGAAAAATCGGAGCTCTGTTATTAAAAGATGCTCTTCGTCAAGTCAAAAAGGAATTAGATTATTCATCACATGGTGGAGCGGTCTTGTTCGGGCTGAAAGCACCAGTTGTAAAAACTCATGGATCAACAGGTCCAGAAGCAGTTCATCATACCATTCGTCAAATCCACACAATGCATGAAAGTCATGTGATTCCAGATTTAGTCGCTTATTTCGAAGAAGAGAAAGTGGCTGACAACGCTGAATAG
- a CDS encoding quaternary amine ABC transporter ATP-binding protein translates to MSKVQVENLTKVFGKKSQQALAMVKENKSKDEIMDATGATVGVYDASFEVEEGEIFVIMGLSGSGKSTLIRLLNRLIEPSSGHIYIDGEDVSKMNKDLLRDVRRHKINMVFQNFGLFPHRTILENTEYGLEVRDVPKAERTAKAEKALDNSGLLSFKNQYPDQLSGGMQQRVGLARALANDPEILLMDEAFSALDPLIRREMQDELIELQAKVQKTIIFITHDLNEALRIGDRIALMKDGQIMQIGTGEEILTNPANEFVREFVEDVDRSKVLTAQNIMVPALTTNVEIDGPNVALQRMRKEEVSMLLAVDRKRKLKGSLTAESARDARKNNLTIKEVIDKNVQKVHPDTLITDMFDLIYDSPTPLAVVDDEDRLIGVVIRGSVIGALTDTDHDAEVSVEEVGGVANA, encoded by the coding sequence TTGAGTAAGGTACAAGTGGAGAACCTAACGAAAGTGTTTGGTAAAAAAAGTCAACAAGCACTAGCAATGGTTAAAGAAAACAAAAGCAAAGATGAGATTATGGATGCGACTGGTGCAACCGTGGGAGTGTATGATGCCAGCTTCGAAGTGGAAGAAGGAGAAATATTTGTTATCATGGGCCTTTCAGGAAGTGGTAAATCAACACTGATTAGACTACTGAATCGATTAATTGAACCGTCATCAGGCCACATCTACATTGATGGTGAAGATGTTTCTAAAATGAATAAAGATCTTCTGCGTGATGTGCGTCGTCATAAAATCAATATGGTATTTCAAAACTTTGGTTTATTTCCCCACAGAACGATTTTGGAAAATACCGAATATGGCTTAGAAGTTCGTGATGTTCCTAAAGCGGAGCGAACTGCTAAGGCGGAGAAAGCGCTAGATAATTCAGGATTACTATCGTTTAAAAATCAATATCCTGATCAATTATCAGGGGGAATGCAACAACGAGTTGGTTTGGCGCGTGCTCTAGCTAACGATCCAGAAATTTTATTAATGGATGAAGCATTTTCTGCATTGGATCCTTTGATTCGTCGTGAAATGCAAGATGAATTGATTGAGTTACAAGCAAAAGTTCAAAAAACAATTATCTTTATTACGCATGATTTAAATGAGGCTTTAAGAATAGGTGACCGGATTGCCTTAATGAAAGATGGTCAAATCATGCAAATTGGAACAGGGGAAGAAATCTTAACAAATCCTGCTAATGAATTTGTTCGTGAATTTGTTGAAGATGTCGATCGTTCTAAAGTATTGACTGCTCAAAATATTATGGTACCGGCTTTAACGACGAATGTTGAAATTGATGGTCCGAATGTCGCGTTACAAAGAATGCGTAAAGAAGAAGTGAGTATGCTCTTAGCGGTTGACCGTAAGCGTAAATTAAAAGGTAGTTTGACGGCAGAATCAGCACGTGATGCTAGAAAAAATAATTTGACGATTAAAGAAGTTATTGATAAAAATGTTCAAAAAGTTCATCCGGATACACTAATAACGGACATGTTTGATTTGATTTATGATTCACCCACGCCTTTAGCGGTAGTAGATGATGAAGATCGTTTGATTGGAGTAGTCATCAGAGGTAGTGTTATTGGTGCGTTGACTGATACAGATCATGATGCTGAAGTGTCAGTAGAGGAAGTGGGAGGTGTTGCAAATGCTTAA
- a CDS encoding GntR family transcriptional regulator: MEEKNRGKKHVAFPRYQQVALEIAERIVENRYKFGEKIHARSTLASNFNVSPETARKAINVLVDLDIMEVRHGSGSYVASRENAQRFVEKYKHVQSVQEVKKDILESVTRQKEELNHFSELLNDLVSQTSKVHHMLPFAPYELIITSEAVQVEKSIVELNIWQETGATIVAIQTGSELLVSPGPYAKIKENDTIYFVGDESALQRMTSYFYPNN; this comes from the coding sequence ATGGAAGAAAAAAATCGTGGAAAGAAACATGTAGCCTTTCCAAGGTATCAACAAGTTGCGTTGGAAATAGCAGAACGAATTGTTGAAAATCGTTATAAATTTGGAGAAAAAATTCACGCTCGTTCAACCCTTGCAAGTAATTTTAATGTTTCACCTGAAACAGCTCGTAAAGCAATTAATGTGCTGGTTGATTTGGATATCATGGAAGTTCGCCATGGTAGCGGTTCTTACGTTGCCTCGCGTGAAAATGCTCAGCGCTTTGTAGAAAAATATAAACATGTTCAATCAGTACAAGAAGTGAAAAAGGATATTTTAGAAAGTGTTACTCGACAAAAAGAAGAATTAAATCATTTTTCAGAGCTATTGAATGATCTAGTAAGTCAAACTAGTAAGGTCCATCATATGTTACCGTTTGCTCCTTATGAGTTAATTATTACTTCAGAGGCGGTTCAAGTAGAAAAAAGTATTGTAGAATTGAATATTTGGCAAGAAACAGGAGCAACGATTGTTGCCATTCAAACGGGGTCAGAACTTCTAGTTTCACCCGGACCATATGCTAAAATCAAAGAAAATGATACGATTTATTTTGTGGGTGATGAAAGCGCCTTACAACGCATGACTAGTTACTTCTATCCGAATAACTAA
- the acpP gene encoding acyl carrier protein, which yields MTKEEVLQKVRLIITKHFDIEEEKVVETLNIKEDLGADSISIMEFVLELEDEFGTEISDEDAEKIETVGAAVEYISANL from the coding sequence ATGACTAAAGAAGAAGTTTTACAGAAGGTGCGTTTAATCATTACAAAGCACTTTGATATTGAAGAAGAAAAAGTTGTTGAAACTTTAAACATTAAAGAAGATTTAGGTGCAGATTCAATTAGCATCATGGAATTCGTTTTAGAATTAGAAGATGAATTCGGCACAGAAATTTCTGATGAAGATGCAGAAAAAATTGAAACAGTAGGGGCAGCAGTTGAATATATCTCTGCTAACCTATAA
- the recG gene encoding ATP-dependent DNA helicase RecG, which yields MKRLTDSVTVLAGVGPKRAESLATLGIETIEDLVTYYPFRYDDIQEKALDEILDQEKVVLKGVVIGEPIVSYYGYRKNRLSFKLMLEHAVVSVSFFNQPYLKSKVIANEEMAIYGKWDAKRKTLMGMKIIASKEAGQDFSPIYHVNKSVRQNTLVDLIKVAFEEYGDLIEEWLPAGLINKYQLMLRPEAARQMHFPDSIQQSQGARRRLIFEEFFEFQMRLQQLRHQERELGDGQEILYDVKQLKAFTDSLPFELTDAQKRVTNEICRDMRSHKHMLRLLQGDVGSGKTVVAAIVLYAAVTAGFQGALMVPTEILAEQHLESLFGLFAKTDVTVKLLTGSTKAKERREILADLAAGKVDIIVGTHALIQKDVDFHNLGLVITDEQHRFGVNQRKVLREKGSNPDVLFMTATPIPRTLAITAYGEMDVSVIDELPAGRIPIETRWIKPAQLDVVLEWLQKELAKGHQAYVICPLIEESETLDVKNATEIYEKLARYYGPTYNVGLLHGKLSAAEKDEMMTEFKENRCQLLVSTTVIEVGVNVPNATAMLIMDAERFGLAQLHQLRGRVGRGAHASHCILVSEPKNDMGKQRMKIMTETNDGFVLSQKDLEMRGPGEVFGSRQSGLPQFLIGDLISDFPIMEVARQEVASLWELDKWWELPENQEMKDYLLGDQQTNAWFD from the coding sequence ATGAAACGATTAACTGATTCAGTAACAGTGTTAGCTGGCGTGGGACCAAAGCGTGCCGAAAGTTTAGCGACATTGGGTATTGAAACAATTGAAGATTTAGTGACATACTATCCTTTTCGATATGATGACATTCAAGAAAAAGCTTTAGATGAGATTTTAGATCAAGAGAAAGTGGTCTTGAAAGGTGTTGTGATTGGGGAGCCAATAGTTTCGTACTATGGCTATCGTAAAAACCGTCTTAGTTTCAAGTTAATGCTCGAACATGCGGTTGTCAGCGTTAGTTTTTTCAATCAACCGTATTTAAAAAGTAAAGTAATAGCTAATGAAGAAATGGCTATCTATGGTAAATGGGATGCCAAACGAAAAACGTTAATGGGAATGAAAATTATTGCCAGTAAAGAAGCGGGGCAGGATTTTTCACCGATCTACCATGTGAATAAAAGTGTCCGTCAAAATACGTTAGTGGATTTGATTAAAGTAGCTTTTGAAGAATATGGTGACTTGATAGAAGAATGGTTACCAGCTGGATTGATAAATAAATATCAACTTATGTTACGACCCGAAGCGGCAAGGCAAATGCATTTTCCGGATTCTATCCAACAAAGCCAAGGAGCACGTCGTCGTTTGATTTTTGAAGAATTTTTTGAGTTTCAAATGAGATTACAACAATTACGTCATCAAGAGCGTGAATTAGGTGATGGTCAAGAAATACTATATGATGTGAAGCAACTAAAAGCTTTTACAGATAGCTTGCCATTTGAATTAACGGATGCTCAAAAACGAGTGACAAACGAAATCTGCCGTGACATGCGTAGTCACAAGCACATGTTGCGCTTGCTACAAGGGGATGTAGGTAGTGGGAAGACAGTCGTTGCCGCCATTGTTCTATATGCAGCTGTAACTGCAGGTTTCCAAGGTGCGCTAATGGTACCAACCGAGATTTTAGCAGAACAGCACCTCGAAAGTTTATTTGGGTTATTCGCCAAAACAGATGTAACGGTTAAGTTGTTAACAGGTTCAACGAAAGCGAAAGAACGACGTGAGATTTTAGCCGATTTAGCGGCTGGCAAGGTTGATATTATTGTTGGAACTCACGCCTTGATTCAAAAAGATGTGGATTTCCATAACCTTGGTTTGGTAATTACAGACGAACAGCATCGTTTCGGTGTGAATCAGCGGAAAGTTTTACGAGAAAAAGGTAGCAACCCAGATGTCTTATTTATGACGGCTACACCTATTCCAAGAACACTAGCAATTACAGCTTATGGAGAAATGGATGTTTCAGTGATTGATGAGTTGCCGGCAGGGCGTATTCCAATTGAAACACGGTGGATTAAACCAGCTCAGCTAGATGTTGTTTTAGAGTGGCTACAAAAAGAATTGGCTAAAGGTCATCAAGCTTATGTTATCTGTCCACTAATAGAAGAGTCGGAAACCTTAGATGTGAAAAATGCGACTGAAATATATGAAAAGCTTGCTCGTTATTACGGACCAACTTATAATGTAGGTCTTTTACACGGTAAGTTAAGTGCTGCAGAAAAAGATGAGATGATGACGGAATTCAAAGAAAATCGCTGTCAGCTTTTAGTTTCTACAACGGTTATTGAAGTTGGAGTGAACGTGCCCAACGCTACTGCCATGTTAATCATGGATGCGGAACGCTTTGGCTTAGCACAACTCCACCAACTGCGTGGACGTGTTGGTCGTGGTGCACATGCCTCTCATTGTATCTTAGTGTCAGAGCCTAAAAATGACATGGGAAAACAGCGTATGAAAATTATGACAGAAACAAATGATGGCTTTGTTTTAAGTCAAAAGGACTTAGAAATGCGTGGTCCAGGTGAAGTTTTCGGGTCAAGACAATCAGGTTTACCTCAATTCTTAATAGGTGATTTGATTAGTGACTTCCCAATTATGGAAGTTGCTCGTCAAGAAGTCGCTAGTCTTTGGGAGTTGGATAAATGGTGGGAGTTACCTGAAAACCAAGAAATGAAAGACTATTTATTAGGAGATCAACAAACCAATGCCTGGTTTGATTAA
- a CDS encoding ATP-binding cassette domain-containing protein codes for MAELLEIKGLQVHYPIRSVFLNRVTDHVLAVDGVDFVIEKGKTYGLVGESGSGKSTIGKAIVGLEKPTSGKILFQGNDVTKHQQRKKIGYNRHVQMIFQDAMSSLNPKKRVLDIISEPLRNYERLSYGEEMKRVQELLAIVGMPSDALYKYPHEFSGGQRQRIGVARAIATNPQLIVADEPVSALDLSVQAQVLNFMKEIQEQFGLSYLFISHDLGVVKHMCDNLAIMHRGRFVEIGTKKEIYENPQHIYTKRLLSAIPKIDVAHREGHKIERRRVEEEFHTLKHIYYDAHESVFDLKPITPSHYVALSTVSQEVD; via the coding sequence ATGGCAGAATTATTGGAAATTAAAGGGCTGCAAGTTCATTATCCGATTCGTAGTGTTTTTTTGAATCGAGTGACAGATCATGTATTAGCTGTGGATGGCGTGGACTTTGTCATTGAAAAAGGCAAAACGTATGGTTTAGTTGGTGAGTCTGGATCTGGCAAATCAACTATTGGTAAAGCGATTGTTGGATTAGAAAAACCAACCAGCGGTAAGATATTATTTCAAGGAAATGATGTGACGAAACATCAGCAACGCAAAAAAATAGGATACAACCGTCATGTGCAAATGATATTTCAAGATGCCATGTCTAGTTTGAACCCTAAAAAACGGGTGTTGGATATTATTTCAGAACCCCTTCGTAACTATGAGCGATTGAGTTATGGTGAAGAGATGAAAAGAGTTCAAGAACTTTTAGCGATAGTTGGGATGCCGTCAGATGCGCTTTATAAATACCCCCATGAATTTTCAGGAGGGCAGAGGCAACGGATTGGTGTAGCCAGAGCAATTGCTACTAATCCTCAACTAATCGTTGCGGATGAACCAGTTTCAGCTTTAGATTTATCAGTGCAAGCACAAGTGCTGAACTTTATGAAAGAAATTCAAGAGCAGTTTGGTTTGAGTTATCTCTTTATATCCCATGACTTAGGTGTGGTAAAACACATGTGTGATAATTTAGCGATTATGCATCGCGGTCGTTTTGTCGAAATTGGGACCAAAAAAGAAATCTATGAAAATCCACAACATATTTATACAAAACGATTACTATCAGCAATACCTAAGATTGATGTAGCTCATCGAGAGGGTCATAAAATAGAGCGTCGCCGAGTAGAAGAAGAATTTCACACGTTGAAACATATTTATTATGATGCTCACGAAAGTGTCTTTGATTTAAAACCAATTACGCCTAGTCATTATGTCGCTTTAAGTACGGTCAGTCAGGAGGTGGATTAA
- a CDS encoding ABC transporter permease/substrate binding protein, whose translation MLNILQSPIPVAEWVTTATDWLTNTFSGLFSVLQKSGQWVMELMTNSLLFVPPLVMIALLTIIAYVISKRKIGLTSFTLLGLLFIYNQGLWSELMSTVTLVIISSLVSIIIGVPLGVLMAKSNKAQSIITPILDFMQTMPGFVYLIPAVAFFGIGMVPGVFASVIFALPPTVRMTNLGIRQVPTELVEASDSFGSTGKQKLFKLELPLAKSTILAGINQTIMLALSMVVIASMIGAPGLGQGVLSAVQRSQVGSGFVNGLALVILAIIMDRFTQHLNPKERRTTSETASKKKKMLTRLLTLVALLAIGGAALSSFVGKKNQEVTLAYVEWDTEIASTTVVSEVLKDMGYDVKMTPLDSAIMWEAVANGEADGMVAAWLPGTHGSQYDKFKDKLDDLGPNLDGGARLGLVVPSYMAVNSIDELTTEGKQQVVGIEPGAGVVAAAEETMAEYANLSDWNLVSSSNGAMTTELAKAIKNKEEIVITGWSPHWMFSRYDLKYLEDPKGTMGGDESIKTMVRKGLEKDRPEVYQVLDNFNWELADIESVMLAIEKGEKPADAARHWIDNHQELVESWKKA comes from the coding sequence ATGCTTAATATTTTACAATCACCTATTCCAGTTGCAGAATGGGTTACCACTGCAACCGATTGGTTAACGAATACCTTTTCAGGTTTATTTTCTGTTTTACAAAAATCTGGCCAATGGGTAATGGAGCTTATGACTAATTCATTGCTCTTTGTTCCGCCTTTAGTGATGATTGCTCTTTTAACGATTATTGCCTATGTAATTTCTAAACGTAAAATAGGATTAACTAGTTTTACACTATTGGGCTTATTGTTTATTTATAACCAAGGTTTATGGTCTGAGCTAATGAGTACTGTAACCTTAGTGATTATCTCAAGTTTAGTTTCAATTATAATTGGGGTGCCATTGGGTGTCTTAATGGCAAAAAGTAATAAAGCGCAAAGTATTATTACGCCGATTTTAGATTTCATGCAAACAATGCCAGGTTTTGTCTATTTGATTCCGGCAGTTGCATTCTTTGGAATCGGGATGGTACCAGGTGTTTTTGCATCAGTGATTTTTGCTTTACCTCCAACAGTCAGAATGACAAATCTGGGGATCAGACAAGTGCCAACTGAACTAGTTGAAGCGTCAGATTCTTTTGGTAGCACGGGTAAACAAAAATTGTTTAAGTTAGAATTGCCACTTGCTAAAAGTACAATTTTGGCAGGGATTAACCAAACTATCATGTTAGCGTTATCGATGGTTGTTATTGCATCGATGATAGGAGCTCCTGGCTTAGGTCAAGGCGTCCTTTCGGCTGTACAACGTTCACAAGTCGGCAGCGGTTTTGTAAATGGTTTAGCGCTCGTTATATTGGCTATTATTATGGATCGCTTTACGCAACACTTAAATCCAAAAGAACGACGTACAACAAGTGAAACAGCTAGTAAGAAAAAGAAAATGTTGACGCGGTTGTTAACATTAGTTGCTCTTTTAGCTATTGGTGGAGCGGCACTATCATCTTTTGTAGGTAAAAAAAATCAGGAAGTGACGTTGGCTTACGTTGAATGGGATACCGAAATTGCCTCAACAACGGTTGTGTCTGAAGTATTAAAAGACATGGGATATGATGTGAAAATGACTCCACTTGATAGTGCGATTATGTGGGAGGCTGTTGCTAACGGAGAAGCCGATGGGATGGTAGCTGCTTGGTTGCCGGGCACACATGGTTCTCAATATGATAAGTTTAAGGATAAGTTAGATGATTTAGGACCTAACTTGGATGGCGGTGCCCGTTTAGGTTTAGTGGTTCCAAGTTACATGGCTGTTAACTCAATCGACGAGTTAACAACTGAAGGTAAACAGCAAGTTGTTGGAATAGAACCTGGTGCCGGTGTGGTAGCAGCAGCTGAAGAGACAATGGCTGAATATGCTAATTTATCAGACTGGAATCTAGTGTCATCTTCAAATGGGGCGATGACAACGGAATTAGCGAAAGCAATCAAAAATAAAGAAGAAATTGTCATTACCGGATGGTCTCCACATTGGATGTTTTCTAGATATGATTTGAAATATTTAGAAGATCCTAAAGGAACTATGGGTGGCGATGAAAGTATTAAGACGATGGTCCGTAAAGGATTAGAAAAAGATCGTCCAGAAGTGTACCAAGTACTAGATAATTTTAATTGGGAGTTAGCTGATATTGAATCGGTTATGCTTGCTATTGAAAAGGGTGAAAAGCCAGCAGATGCTGCTCGTCACTGGATAGACAATCATCAAGAACTTGTTGAGAGTTGGAAAAAAGCTTAG
- a CDS encoding ABC transporter permease, giving the protein MVGREFLKDKLAMFSLVLLVLILIVVFSGAYYVNQGDIMTVSIFDKYAVPGSFNTNTGSRFILGADEGGRDVFWQLIIGARNSIMIGFSITILTSIIGVSVGVIAGFYGGIVDNILMRIVDFVMVLPIQMLIIVLVTIIPKYNVWSFILIMSSFYWVGKARLFRGKTLSEGQRDYVSASKTLGTNDFKIMLREILPNLSSLIITNLTINFAANIGIETTLTFLGFGLPTNVPSLGTLITYASNGDVLSNKLWVWLPASILILVMMLSINYIGQALKRSADARQRLG; this is encoded by the coding sequence ATGGTTGGGAGAGAGTTTTTGAAGGATAAATTAGCAATGTTTTCACTTGTTCTATTAGTGTTAATTCTAATTGTTGTCTTCTCAGGTGCCTATTATGTGAATCAAGGTGACATTATGACGGTGAGTATCTTTGATAAATATGCTGTGCCTGGGTCGTTTAATACAAATACCGGCAGCCGATTTATCTTAGGTGCAGATGAAGGCGGGCGCGATGTTTTTTGGCAACTGATTATTGGGGCGCGTAACTCGATTATGATAGGGTTCTCGATTACCATTTTAACGTCAATAATTGGGGTAAGCGTAGGTGTCATCGCAGGCTTTTATGGTGGAATTGTTGACAATATCCTAATGAGAATTGTTGATTTTGTCATGGTTCTACCAATACAAATGTTGATTATTGTATTAGTGACAATTATCCCTAAATATAATGTTTGGTCATTCATTCTAATTATGAGTAGTTTTTATTGGGTTGGAAAAGCGCGGCTATTTCGCGGTAAAACATTATCTGAAGGACAGAGAGATTATGTCAGCGCATCAAAAACATTAGGGACCAATGATTTCAAAATAATGTTGCGTGAAATTCTCCCTAATTTGAGTTCTTTAATTATCACTAATTTAACAATTAATTTTGCGGCAAATATTGGCATTGAAACAACCTTAACCTTTTTAGGGTTTGGTTTACCGACGAACGTACCGAGTTTGGGGACATTAATAACGTACGCGTCAAATGGAGATGTTTTATCCAACAAATTATGGGTTTGGTTACCTGCTTCAATTTTAATTTTAGTCATGATGCTTAGTATCAATTATATCGGTCAAGCGTTGAAACGTTCAGCAGATGCTCGTCAAAGGTTGGGTTAA
- a CDS encoding ABC transporter ATP-binding protein, producing the protein MSVEKVVLEINHLHTGFRLRDDYYDAVDDISLTLKQNEVLAIVGESGCGKSTLAITIMGLHDLKQTRISGEINYNKVDLNQISEAEYNKIRGNDIGMIFQDPLSSLNPLMKIGDQIAEGLSYHTSMTKEERGQRVLELLEQVGIKNPTRVVKQFPHELSGGMRQRVIIAIAICCKPPIIIADEPTTALDVTIQAQILDLLTDLQRETEAGIILITHDLAVVAETADRVAVMYAGQIVEEATVLELFDNPLHPYTRSLLNSIPQENTSGESLHVIEGLVPSLVDLPRVGCRFANRIPWVSASAHEENPELHEVSSGHFVRCTCYRHFDFL; encoded by the coding sequence ATGTCTGTTGAAAAAGTTGTTTTAGAAATTAACCACTTACATACAGGATTCAGGTTACGAGATGATTATTACGATGCTGTGGATGATATCTCTTTAACTCTCAAACAAAATGAAGTATTAGCTATTGTGGGAGAATCAGGTTGTGGTAAAAGTACCTTAGCAATCACAATTATGGGATTACATGATCTCAAACAAACCCGAATTTCTGGAGAAATTAATTACAATAAAGTTGATTTAAATCAGATAAGCGAGGCAGAATATAATAAAATTCGAGGTAATGATATTGGAATGATTTTTCAAGATCCGCTATCATCCTTGAATCCATTAATGAAAATTGGTGATCAGATAGCTGAAGGGTTGAGTTATCACACTTCAATGACCAAAGAAGAGCGTGGACAAAGAGTTCTTGAGTTGCTAGAGCAAGTGGGGATAAAAAATCCAACCCGAGTGGTCAAACAATTTCCCCATGAACTATCTGGTGGAATGAGGCAGCGAGTGATTATTGCCATTGCGATCTGTTGTAAACCACCAATCATCATAGCAGATGAACCAACCACAGCATTAGATGTTACTATTCAAGCACAAATCTTAGATTTGTTAACGGATTTACAACGAGAAACAGAAGCGGGCATTATTTTGATCACTCATGATTTAGCGGTTGTTGCTGAAACAGCAGATCGAGTAGCAGTTATGTACGCTGGGCAAATTGTTGAAGAAGCTACCGTTCTAGAGTTATTTGATAATCCCTTACACCCTTATACTCGTTCCTTGCTCAATTCAATTCCTCAAGAAAATACTAGTGGTGAATCCCTACATGTGATTGAAGGTCTTGTTCCGTCTTTAGTTGATTTGCCAAGAGTAGGTTGTCGTTTTGCCAATCGTATTCCCTGGGTGTCTGCTTCCGCTCACGAAGAAAATCCGGAGTTGCATGAAGTTTCGTCTGGTCATTTTGTTCGTTGCACTTGTTACCGTCACTTTGATTTTTTATAA
- the opp4B gene encoding oligopeptide ABC transporter permease, translating into MWKTILRRVIVMIPQIFLLSLFIFLLAKAMPGDPFTGLINPNMDAHAIERMKEAAGLNDPWYTQYFRWIGNAFHGDFGKSFINKMPVASLVSGRIMNTIWLALLTVVISYLIALPLGLFSGRYKNSKFDKVVITYNFFSFAVPIFIFALITLFVFGYRLDWFPTTGSVSSWAIPGTGAYYWDRFHHIMLPAISQALLATAVTIQYLRSEVIDSQSLDYVRTARSKGVPTSKVYTRHIFRNASLPVASLLGYEITGLITGSIAIEKIFAFPGVGKLFIDSIIQRDYTVITALILILGTATLIGTLLSDIIMSWVDPRIRIQ; encoded by the coding sequence ATGTGGAAAACGATTTTAAGGCGAGTGATTGTCATGATCCCTCAAATTTTCTTGTTGAGCCTGTTTATTTTTTTATTAGCCAAAGCAATGCCGGGCGATCCTTTCACCGGTTTAATTAATCCAAATATGGATGCCCATGCTATTGAGCGTATGAAAGAGGCGGCAGGATTGAATGATCCGTGGTATACCCAGTATTTCCGTTGGATTGGCAATGCCTTTCATGGCGATTTTGGTAAAAGTTTTATCAATAAGATGCCAGTGGCTAGCTTAGTCTCGGGACGGATTATGAATACCATTTGGTTAGCGTTGTTGACAGTCGTCATCTCATATTTGATTGCCTTACCATTAGGACTATTTTCTGGTAGATACAAAAATAGCAAGTTTGATAAAGTGGTCATCACATATAACTTTTTCAGTTTTGCTGTTCCAATCTTTATTTTTGCTTTAATCACACTCTTTGTTTTTGGTTATCGTTTAGACTGGTTTCCAACGACGGGGTCGGTATCTAGTTGGGCCATACCAGGAACAGGCGCCTATTATTGGGATCGATTCCATCATATTATGTTGCCAGCCATATCCCAAGCGCTGTTAGCAACTGCTGTTACCATTCAGTATTTACGGAGTGAAGTGATTGATTCCCAAAGTTTAGATTATGTTCGAACGGCCCGTTCAAAAGGAGTTCCAACAAGTAAAGTCTATACGCGCCATATTTTTAGAAATGCGTCGTTACCAGTTGCCTCATTGTTAGGTTATGAGATTACGGGCTTGATAACTGGCTCGATTGCGATTGAAAAAATCTTCGCTTTTCCAGGTGTGGGTAAATTATTTATTGATTCAATTATTCAAAGGGATTACACGGTAATCACGGCGCTCATTCTGATTTTAGGAACGGCGACTTTAATTGGAACCTTATTGTCAGACATTATTATGAGTTGGGTAGATCCGCGTATTCGGATTCAATAG